The following are encoded together in the Panicum virgatum strain AP13 chromosome 6K, P.virgatum_v5, whole genome shotgun sequence genome:
- the LOC120713162 gene encoding putative F-box/FBD/LRR-repeat protein At1g78760 gives MAAGPGRGDTGFGLAGHQRRAPLAGHAHRLHLPARTTLACCLRMPPAQDQTHLLLWAGPARPAVEEGLRQRQIIVCFRVQTTRSTQRRRRLDLDDEPRRQRQEPPPGGGGGDEEDDAGRLDLDLISRLPDDVLGGVITLLPAKDGARTQILSRRWCPLWRSAPLNLEADSFAAAQAILASHQGAPGRRFSLTWRGHHLDGFSVVDDVLRPPGLDGLQEFELRYSPSAIIDTDFRLDPAPLSVFHFSPTLRVFTVHCLRTRLQFPTACPVLHLPRLEQLTLKGVVISETILHGILSSCLVLQSLVLQANAGYRHLRISSPTLRSLGIGVNTSREGMLEQINIEDAPLLERLFTDGVSYGQQIQVIRAPKLKILGYLSDCVSASEFGIRILKKMEFLSLPNSSAMRTVTILALDVAPDNPDVVVDFLTWFPCVEKLHMAMGHWKMMKRGKKPKNARRHVSLECLDQHLKMLELKSYRGDMWEVSLVP, from the exons atggccgccggacCCGGTCGCGGAGACACTGGATTCGGGCTCGCCGGCCACCAGCGCCGCGCACCACTGGCAGGCCACGCGCACCGACTGCACCTCCCTGCGCGCACCACGCTCGCATGTTGCCTCCGGATGCCGCCTGCACAG GATCAGACACATCTGCTTCTTTGGGCTGGGCCCGCACGGCCCGCCGTCGAGGAGGGTTTGCGGCAAAGGCAAATTATCGTTTGTTTCAGAGTGCAGACGACGAGATCcacccagcggcggcggcggctggacctGGATGACGAACCCCGGCGGCAGAGACAGGAACCGCCGcccggaggaggcggaggagacgaaGAAGACGACGCGGGGCGGCTCGACCTCGACCTGATCAGCCGCCTCCCGGACGATGTCCTCGGCGGTGTCATCACGCTGCTCCCCGCCAAGGACGGCGCCCGCACGCAGATCCTCTCCCGCCGGTGGTGCCCCCTCTGGCGCTCCGCGCCCCTCAACCTCGAGGCCGATAGCTTCGCGGCCGCGCAGGCCATCCTCGCCAGCCACCAAggcgcgcccggccgccgctTCTCCCTCACCTGGCGCGGCCACCACCTGGACGGCTTCTCCGTGGTCGACGACGTGCTCCGGCCGCCCGGCCTCGACGGTCTCCAGGAGTTCGAGCTGCGCTACTCCCCCTCGGCAATCATCGATACGGATTTCCGTCTAGATCCGGCGCCGCTGTCCGTGTTCCACTTCTCGCCCACCCTGCGCGTGTTCACCGTGCACTGCCTCCGAACAAGGCTCCAATTCCCCACGGCCTGCCCCGTGCTCCATCTCCCGCGCCTCGAGCAGCTGACCCTCAAGGGCGTCGTCATCTCCGAGACCATTCTCCATGGCATCTTGTCCAGCTGCCTCGTCCTGCAGAGTTTGGTGCTGCAGGCAAACGCCGGCTACCGCCATCTCCGGATCAGCTCCCCGACGCTACGCAGCCTTGGCATAGGGGTTAACACAAGCCGTGAAGGAATGCTCGAGCAAATCAACATTGAGGATGCTCCACTGTTGGAGAGGCTCTTCACAGATGGTGTAAGCTATGGCCAACAGATCCAAGTTATCCGGGCACCCAAACTGAAGATACTGGGATATCTATCTGATTGCGTCTCTGCATCTGAGTTTGGAATCAGGATTCTCAAG AAAATGGAGTTCTTGAGCCTACCTAATTCTAGTGCAATGAGGACTGTGACAATTCTAGCTCTGGACGTTGCTCCTGATAATCCGGATGTTGTTGTTGACTTCTTGACATGGTTTCCATGCGTCGAAAAGCTACACATG GCAATGGGCCATTGGAAGATGATGAAACGGGGGAAGAAGCCCAAGAATGCGAGGCGCCATGTTTCACTCGAATGCCTTGATCAACATCTCAAGATGTTGGAGTTGAAAAGTTATCGTGGCGACATGTGGGAAGTGAGCTTG GTACCATGA
- the LOC120711406 gene encoding cytochrome P450 89A2-like: protein MEDWLYYSLSIAFCLAVSILLSSLRPATGQPPLPPGPPLLSLIGPLIFLGRTNFGIERIICAARSRYGPVFTLYLLPSRPAIFVADHAAAHRALVQSGAVFADRPPANLPSRIFSSNKHSISSGAYGPLWRVFRRNLAGKVFQPSCLRRRAVAGLAAGIARQMSGGGGGVVVVEGLLHRAMFRVLVSMCFGEGLATDAVVASVEALQREFSTSAIGFQVLGVCPAVTKLVFRRRWKRMLSLRRRQEELFVPLIRACRAQRGAAAGDSAAVDSYVDSLLGLQITDGGGRNLTEGEMVSLSSEFLVAGTDSTAAVVQWIMANLVAQPEVQARLRAEILQVVAGDCIQEEHLTRMPYLRAVVLEGLRRHPPGHFVLPHAAVPAATEHGGGATTLEGFRVPRHATVNFTVAAMGLDEAVWPDARRFRPERFLPGGEGADVDLTGGKEIKMMPFGAGRRICPGMALALLHLEWFVANLVAEFEWREVSGEPVEFTEKQELSVVMRRWLRASVVRCTRRVNC from the coding sequence ATGGAAGACTGGCTCTACTACTCCCTCTCCATCGCCTTCTGTCTTGCTGTCTCCATCCTCCTCTCTTCCCTCCGACCAGCCACCGGACAGCCGCCACTCCCGCCTGGTCCACCACTGCTGTCGCTAATTGGCCCGCTCATCTTCCTTGGCCGGACGAACTTCGGCATCGAGCGGATCATCTGCGCCGCCCGGTCCCGCTACGGCCCCGTCTTCACCCTCTACCTGCTCCCGTCTCGCCCGGCCATCTTCGTCGCCGACCATGCCGCGGCGCACCGTGCGCTGGTGCAGAGCGGCGCGGTGTTCGCGGACAGGCCGCCGGCCAACCTCCCCTCCCGTATTTTCTCCAGCAACAAGCACAGCATCTCGTCCGGCGCGTACGGCCCGCTCTGGCGCGTGTTCCGGCGCAACCTCGCCGGCAAAGTGTTCCAGCCGTCGTGCCTGCGCCGGCGCGCCGTGgcggggctcgccgccggcatcgCGCGGCAaatgagcggcggcgggggcggggtcgtcgtcgtcgagggGCTCTTGCACCGGGCCATGTTCCGCGTGCTCGTCAGCATGTGCTTCGGCGAGGGGCTCGCCACCGACGCCGTTGTCGCGTCCGTCGAGGCGCTGCAGAGGGAGTTCTCAACGTCGGCCATCGGCTTCCAGGTGCTCGGTGTGTGCCCCGCCGTCACCAAGCTCGTGTTCCGGCGCCGGTGGAAGAGGATGCTGTCTCTCCGgcgccggcaggaggagctcTTCGTCCCTCTCATACGAGCGTGCCGCGCGcaacgcggcgccgccgccggcgacagcGCTGCCGTTGACTCCTACGTTGACTCTCTCCTCGGCCTCCAGAtcaccgacggcggcggccggaatCTCACTGAGGGAGAGATGGTGAGCTTGTCCTCCGAGTTCCTGGTCGCTGGCACCGACTCCACGGCCGCGGTGGTGCAGTGGATCATGGCGAACCTCGTGGCGCAGCCGGAGGTCCAAGCCAGGCTCCGGGCCGAGATCCTCCAGGTCGTCGCCGGCGATTGTATCCAAGAAGAGCACCTCACGCGGATGCCGTACCTCCGCGCCGTGGTGCTCGAGGGGCTCCGGCGCCACCCGCCGGGCCACTTCGTTCTGCCACacgcggcggtgccggcggcgaccgagcacggcggcggcgcgacgacgcTCGAGGGCTTCCGCGTGCCGCGGCACGCGACGGTGAACTTCACGGTCGCCGCGATGGGGCTCGACGAGGCAGTCTGGCCGGACGCGCGGCGGTTCCGGCCGGAGCGGTTCCtacccggcggcgagggcgcggaCGTTGACCTCACCGGCGGTAAGGAAATCAAGATGATGCCGTTTGGTGCCGGGCGGCGGATCTGCCCGGGGAtggcgctggcgctgctgcACCTGGAGTGGTTTGTGGCCAACCTCGTCGCCGAGTTCGAGTGGCGGGAGGTGTCCGGCGAGCCGGTGGAATTCACCGAGAAGCAGGAGCTGTCCGTCGTGATGCGGCGGTGGCTTCGTGCCAGCGTCGTCCGGTGCACAAGGAGAGTGAACTGCTAA
- the LOC120711407 gene encoding UDP-glycosyltransferase 83A1-like produces MVFGLKSSGSSSPIAVAARLLPLVGCSHSERESAMAKAHILVLPVPAQGHVTPLMELSHRLVDHGFEVTFVNTEAHHARVVGALQAAGGTAALTGIHLASIPDGLDDNDDRKDIGKIFDSYSRHMPGHLERLIAGMEAAGRPKVKWLVCDVYTWWSLDVAKKFGIRVAAFWPPAAACLVICLKIPKLIEDGLLNNKGWPEREETFQLAPGIPPLHTSQLPWMNVVAPEAHPVVFELHIRTGMLTAHAEMVVCNSFHEVEAGAFKILPPNVVPIGPLTSDRELRKPVGQFLPEDTQCLQWLDAQRDGSVVYVAFGSTAVFDPRQFRELALGLELTGRPFLWVVRPDFTTAGDLSKAWFDEFQARVAGTGMVVSWCPQQKVLAHRAVACFVSHCGWNSTMEGVRNGVPFLCWPYFADQFVDRNYITDVWRTGLAVSPDAGGVVTKEELRSKVEQVVGDGEIGKRARLFRDAARRSISEGGASYENFQKFVDLLRE; encoded by the exons ATGGTCTTTGGTCTAAAATCCTCAGGCAGCTCGTCCCCAATCGCAGTCGCAGCGCGGCTCTTGCCTCTTGTAGGTTGTAGCCATAGCGAAAGAGAGAGCGCCATGGCCAAGGCTCACATCCTCGTGCTGCCGGTGCCGGCCCAGGGCCACGTCACCCCGCTCATGGAGCTCTCCCACCGCTTGGTCGACCACGGCTTCGAGGTCACGTTCGTCAACACCGAAGCGCATCACGCGCGGGTCGTCGGCGCGCtgcaggcggcgggcggcacggcggcgctgacCGGCATCCACCTGGCATCCATCCCGGACGGGTTGGACGATAACGACGACCGCAAGGACATCGGCAAGATCTTCGACTCCTACTCCCGGCACATGCCGGGGCACCTGGAGCGGCTCATCGCCGGAATGGAGGCGGCCGGCAGGCCCAAGGTGAAGTGGCTTGTGTGCGACGTGTACACGTGGTGGTCCTTGGACGTCGCCAAAAAGTTTGGCATCCGCGTGGCCGCATtctggccgccggcggcggcttgcttagtcatttgtctcaagatccCCAAGTTGATAGAGGATGGGCTCCTCAACAACAAGG GTTGGCCAGAGCGTGAGGAGACGTTCCAGCTCGCACCCGGGATTCCGCCGCTTCACACGTCGCAGCTGCCATGGATGAATGTCGTCGCGCCCGAGGCGCACCCGGTCGTCTTCGAGCTGCACATCCGGACCGGCATGCTCACCGCGCACGCCGAGATGGTGGTGTGCAACTCTTTCCACGAGGTCGAGGCCGGCGCGTTCAAGATCCTGCCGCCCAACGTCGTGCCCATCGGGCCCCTGACCTCGGACAGGGAGCTCCGGAAGCCCGTCGGGCAGTTCCTGCCGGAGGACACCCAGTGCCTCCAGTGGCTCGACGCCCAGCGCGACGGGTCCGTCGTGTACGTGGCGTTCGGCAGCACGGCCGTCTTCGACCCGCGCCAGTTCCGGGAGCTCGCGCTGGGGCTGGAGCTCACCGGCCGGCCGTTCCTCTGGGTGGTGCGCCCGGACTTCACCACCGCCGGGGACCTGAGCAAGGCGTGGTTCGACGAGTTCCAAGCCCGCGTCGCCGGCACGGGCATGGTTGTCAGCTGGTGCCCGCAGCAGAAGGTCCTGGCGCACCGCGCGGTGGCGTGCTTCGTATCGCACTGCGGCTGGAACTCGACGATGGAGGGTGTCAGGAACGGCGTCCCGTTCCTGTGCTGGCCTTACTTCGCCGACCAGTTCGTGGACCGGAACTACATCACCGACGTGTGGAGGACCGGCCTGGCGGTGTCGCCCGACGCGGGCGGGGTCGTGACGAAGGAGGAGCTGAGGAGCAAGGTGGAGCAggtcgtcggcgacggcgagatCGGGAAGCGGGCGCGGCTGTTTAGGGACGCGGCCCGCCGGAGCATCAGCGAAGGGGGAGCCTCGTACGAGAACTTCCAAAAGTTTGTGGACCTGCTGCGAGAATGA